Proteins encoded by one window of Halorussus salinus:
- a CDS encoding GAF domain-containing protein — MVAHTVLCVDTEDEVGELADALEDDPDLDPVTRTSVADAAAFLETESVACVVTEYDLPDGTGLDVVGTIRERAPQTPCVLFTDVSPADIDTSSFENDIVEYLNRDLPDAADRLGFVVDDVIAHSAQVGFLVPDNEESRLDALEAYDVDELPIEESFDRLTDLIASHFDAAVAFIGLIERDEENFLACTGADWDSLTREDTICTHSMLQEDVMVVEDIDEDKRFAENQQLRDLGIVSYAGANMTTPEGETIGQVCLIDHERREYDADQRAELQQFAETAMEILELRQSLLDAQKTEVEA, encoded by the coding sequence ATGGTAGCACATACAGTTCTTTGCGTCGATACCGAAGATGAAGTCGGCGAACTCGCCGACGCCCTCGAAGACGACCCGGACCTCGACCCGGTGACGCGAACCTCCGTCGCCGACGCCGCGGCGTTCCTCGAAACCGAGTCGGTCGCCTGCGTCGTGACCGAGTACGACCTGCCCGACGGGACCGGACTGGACGTGGTCGGGACGATTCGAGAGCGAGCGCCCCAGACGCCCTGCGTTCTCTTTACCGACGTGAGTCCTGCCGACATCGACACGAGTTCCTTCGAAAACGACATCGTGGAGTATCTGAACCGCGACCTGCCCGACGCCGCCGACCGCCTCGGCTTCGTCGTGGACGACGTTATCGCCCACAGCGCGCAGGTCGGGTTCCTCGTCCCCGACAACGAGGAGTCCCGACTCGACGCGCTGGAGGCCTACGACGTGGACGAACTCCCAATCGAGGAGAGTTTCGACCGACTGACCGACCTCATCGCCAGTCACTTCGACGCTGCCGTCGCGTTCATCGGACTCATCGAGCGCGACGAGGAGAACTTCCTCGCCTGCACCGGTGCCGACTGGGACTCGCTCACTCGCGAAGACACGATTTGCACCCACAGCATGCTCCAAGAAGACGTTATGGTAGTCGAAGACATCGACGAAGACAAGCGGTTCGCGGAGAACCAACAGCTCCGTGACCTCGGCATCGTCTCCTACGCCGGAGCGAACATGACGACCCCCGAGGGCGAGACCATCGGACAGGTCTGTCTCATCGACCACGAGCGCCGCGAGTACGACGCCGACCAGCGCGCCGAACTCCAGCAGTTCGCCGAGACCGCGATGGAGATTCTGGAACTCCGCCAGTCACTCCTCGACGCGCAGAAGACGGAGGTCGAAGCATGA